A stretch of the Desulforamulus ferrireducens genome encodes the following:
- a CDS encoding class I SAM-dependent methyltransferase, with product MRNMIIQLDYVVNPEPRYGYGKPPHPELTAIINGNCQVYEENLQHFLQYQDFYRGIARTPAATEPGWLNGWLPGLDSLAIYGFLVKHNPQHYFEIGSGNSTKFARRAITDHSLRTRITSFDPHPRAEIDSLCERVIRQPVENTDLTIFQELAAGDILFVDHSHRSFMNSDATVVFLEILPRLKPGVLVEFHDILLPFDYPPEWRHRYYNEQYLLACYLLAEGNKFEIILPNFFISRHYQLSKILAPLWETPELQGVEKHGSSFWIRTK from the coding sequence ATGAGAAACATGATCATCCAATTGGATTACGTGGTTAATCCAGAGCCCCGTTATGGTTATGGCAAACCACCCCATCCGGAATTAACTGCCATTATCAATGGTAATTGTCAGGTTTACGAGGAAAATCTTCAACATTTTTTGCAATATCAAGACTTTTATCGCGGGATTGCCAGAACCCCGGCAGCCACTGAACCAGGTTGGCTCAATGGTTGGCTGCCTGGTCTTGATTCTCTGGCCATCTATGGATTTCTGGTCAAACATAATCCCCAGCACTACTTTGAAATAGGCTCAGGAAACTCAACTAAATTTGCCCGCCGGGCTATTACTGACCATAGCTTAAGAACCAGGATTACCTCCTTCGACCCCCATCCCCGGGCAGAGATTGACAGCCTTTGTGAGCGAGTTATCCGTCAGCCGGTGGAGAATACTGACCTGACAATTTTCCAAGAACTGGCGGCGGGAGATATCCTCTTTGTGGATCACTCCCATCGCTCTTTTATGAATTCCGATGCTACAGTGGTCTTTTTGGAAATTTTACCCCGGTTAAAGCCAGGTGTGTTGGTAGAATTCCATGATATACTATTGCCCTTTGATTATCCACCGGAGTGGCGGCACAGGTATTACAATGAGCAATATCTTTTAGCCTGCTACCTGCTGGCAGAGGGGAATAAATTTGAGATTATCCTACCTAATTTTTTCATTAGCCGTCATTACCAGTTAAGCAAAATCCTTGCGCCCCTTTGGGAGACTCCAGAATTGCAGGGTGTAGAAAAGCACGGCAGTTCCTTCTGGATTAGAACAAAATAG
- a CDS encoding YjfB family protein encodes MDIAAMSTMLSQSRVREAAGIMLLDKVIDTAKENGEALNQLITDAQVPVYQPHLGKYIDKYA; translated from the coding sequence ATGGATATTGCTGCCATGTCAACAATGCTTTCACAAAGTAGGGTTAGAGAAGCAGCGGGGATTATGCTCTTGGATAAAGTAATAGATACAGCTAAAGAAAACGGTGAGGCACTTAATCAACTTATCACCGATGCACAGGTGCCTGTTTATCAACCCCATTTAGGGAAATATATTGATAAGTATGCTTAA
- a CDS encoding helix-turn-helix domain-containing protein produces MTVSYKKLWKLLIDRDMKKKDLQAAAGISPSSISKLSKNEYVSMDVLVKVCTALGVDFKDIMELVPNMVEERE; encoded by the coding sequence ATGACCGTTAGCTATAAAAAGCTTTGGAAATTGTTGATAGACCGCGATATGAAGAAGAAAGATTTACAAGCTGCTGCGGGAATAAGTCCATCGTCAATTTCAAAGCTTTCTAAAAACGAATATGTCAGTATGGACGTTCTTGTAAAGGTTTGTACGGCGCTTGGCGTTGATTTTAAAGATATCATGGAATTAGTGCCAAATATGGTTGAAGAAAGGGAGTAG
- a CDS encoding type I restriction-modification system subunit M, whose protein sequence is MENNRKEQERAELHRTIWNMANDLRGSVDGWDFKQYVLGMLFYRYISENITAYINAGEWEAGNTEFDYAKLSDEEAEQAREDLVKTKGFFILPSELFENVRARAKDDENLNETLKQIFSNIEASAQGTESEDNFKGLFDDIDVNSNKLGNTVTKRNEKLVKLLNSVGEMKLGDYKDNTIDAFGDAYEFLMGMYASNAGKSGGEYYTPQEVSELLTHLTLVGKTEVNKVYDPACGSGSLLLKFAKILGKENVRQGFFGQEINITTYNLCRINMFLHDIDYDKFDIALGDTLTDPHHWDDEPFEAIVSNPPYSIKWKGDNDPILINDPRFSPAGVLAPKSKADLAFIMHSLSWLATNGTAAIVCFPGVMYRGGAEKKIRQYLIDNNYIDCIIQLPDNLFYGTSIATCIMVLKKSKSENSTLFIDASKEFVKVTNNNKLTQENIETILNAFKDRKDIEHFARLVPNSEIAEEDYNLSVSTYVEQEDTREKIDIVALNAEIEKIVARQQVLREEIDKIIAEIEVGK, encoded by the coding sequence ATGGAAAATAACAGAAAAGAACAGGAACGGGCGGAATTACACCGCACGATATGGAATATGGCAAATGATTTAAGAGGCAGTGTAGATGGATGGGACTTTAAGCAATATGTTCTAGGTATGCTGTTTTATCGCTACATATCTGAAAATATTACTGCCTATATTAACGCCGGAGAATGGGAAGCTGGCAATACGGAATTTGATTATGCCAAGCTATCCGACGAAGAAGCAGAACAGGCACGAGAGGATTTAGTTAAGACAAAAGGCTTCTTTATTTTACCCAGCGAGCTTTTTGAAAATGTCCGAGCTCGTGCAAAGGACGATGAAAACTTAAATGAAACACTGAAACAGATTTTCAGTAATATAGAAGCATCTGCCCAAGGAACAGAGAGTGAAGATAATTTCAAAGGTCTGTTTGATGATATTGATGTTAACAGCAATAAGCTGGGCAACACTGTAACAAAGCGCAATGAAAAGCTGGTTAAGCTATTGAATTCTGTTGGGGAAATGAAGCTGGGAGATTACAAAGACAATACCATAGATGCATTCGGTGATGCTTATGAATTTTTAATGGGTATGTATGCATCCAATGCAGGAAAAAGTGGTGGTGAATACTATACGCCGCAGGAGGTTTCTGAACTCCTTACCCACTTAACATTAGTAGGAAAAACTGAAGTCAACAAGGTATATGACCCCGCCTGCGGTTCTGGCTCTCTACTGCTAAAGTTTGCAAAAATCTTAGGAAAAGAAAATGTACGTCAAGGTTTCTTCGGTCAAGAAATCAACATTACAACCTACAACCTGTGCAGAATTAATATGTTCCTGCACGATATTGATTATGACAAATTTGATATTGCCCTTGGGGACACACTAACAGATCCTCACCATTGGGACGATGAGCCTTTTGAAGCCATTGTATCAAATCCACCTTACTCTATTAAATGGAAGGGCGACAATGATCCTATTTTGATTAATGACCCCCGTTTTTCTCCAGCGGGAGTATTGGCTCCTAAATCCAAGGCAGACCTTGCTTTTATTATGCATAGTCTCTCATGGCTTGCAACAAACGGAACAGCGGCTATCGTTTGTTTCCCCGGTGTAATGTACCGCGGAGGCGCTGAAAAGAAAATCAGGCAGTACCTGATTGACAATAACTATATCGACTGTATCATTCAGTTACCAGATAACTTGTTCTATGGTACCAGCATTGCTACCTGCATTATGGTGCTGAAGAAGTCTAAATCAGAAAATAGCACCTTATTTATCGATGCATCAAAGGAATTTGTCAAGGTTACGAATAACAACAAGCTGACACAAGAAAATATTGAGACCATTCTTAACGCATTCAAAGATAGAAAAGATATTGAGCATTTTGCTAGGCTTGTGCCAAACAGCGAAATAGCTGAAGAGGATTACAACCTGTCTGTTTCTACCTATGTTGAACAGGAGGATACACGGGAAAAGATTGATATTGTTGCCCTCAATGCTGAAATAGAAAAAATCGTGGCGAGACAGCAGGTTTTGAGGGAAGAAATAGATAAGATTATTGCAGAAATCGAGGTGGGCAAATGA
- a CDS encoding restriction endonuclease subunit S, whose translation MSKLDELIAELCPDGVEYVRLAECCDIEDNKRKPVKSSLRIPGDTPYYGANNIQDYVEGYTHYGQYVLIAEDGSASLENYSVQYVDGFFWANNHVHVIKGRKDLDTKFLYYYLTSFNFIPFLTGGTRAKLNKGNMEEIPIPIPPLPVQQEIVRILDNFTELTAELTAELTARRKQYEYYLNCLFTFSNRPDVKYMSVGELFEFKNGLNKGKEYFGTGTPIVNFTDVFNNRYLTSDKLKGRVTVSNKEIELYSARKGDVFFTRTSETRDEIGMASVLVEDVESCVFSGFVLRARPKTALLLPKYCSYCFSSYNLRKEIIKSSSYTTRALTSGTKLSKLFIPVPSIEEQERIVAILDRFDALCNDLTSGIPAEIEARQKQYEYYRDKLLSFKEVTA comes from the coding sequence ATGAGTAAGTTAGATGAATTGATTGCTGAACTTTGCCCTGATGGAGTGGAGTATGTTCGACTTGCGGAATGTTGTGATATAGAGGACAATAAACGGAAGCCTGTTAAATCATCATTACGCATACCAGGTGACACTCCGTATTATGGTGCTAACAATATCCAAGATTATGTTGAGGGATATACGCACTATGGACAATATGTACTAATTGCAGAAGATGGCTCTGCAAGTCTTGAAAATTATTCTGTACAATATGTAGATGGTTTCTTTTGGGCTAACAACCATGTCCATGTTATAAAAGGCCGTAAGGATCTAGATACCAAGTTTTTATATTACTACTTAACAAGTTTTAATTTTATCCCCTTCTTGACCGGAGGAACAAGAGCTAAACTAAATAAGGGGAATATGGAGGAAATCCCAATCCCCATTCCCCCTCTGCCTGTACAGCAAGAAATTGTCCGTATTCTGGACAATTTCACAGAGCTTACAGCAGAGCTTACAGCAGAGCTTACAGCAAGAAGAAAGCAATATGAGTATTATTTAAACTGCTTGTTTACTTTTTCTAATAGACCTGATGTAAAATATATGTCTGTTGGAGAATTATTTGAATTTAAAAATGGTTTAAATAAAGGTAAGGAATATTTTGGTACCGGAACGCCAATTGTCAATTTTACTGATGTCTTTAATAATCGATATTTGACCTCAGATAAGTTGAAAGGCAGAGTGACGGTTAGTAATAAGGAGATAGAGTTATACAGTGCTCGCAAAGGAGATGTTTTTTTTACTAGAACCTCAGAAACACGTGATGAAATTGGTATGGCAAGTGTACTCGTTGAAGATGTGGAATCCTGCGTATTTAGTGGATTTGTACTTCGTGCAAGACCCAAAACAGCATTATTACTCCCTAAATATTGTTCATATTGTTTTTCCTCCTATAATCTCAGGAAAGAAATCATCAAAAGCAGTTCCTATACTACAAGAGCATTAACGAGCGGGACAAAACTATCGAAACTTTTTATTCCCGTTCCTTCCATTGAGGAACAAGAGCGCATTGTGGCTATCCTCGATCGCTTTGACGCTCTCTGCAACGACTTAACCAGCGGCATTCCTGCCGAAATCGAAGCACGGCAAAAGCAATATGAATATTACAGGGATAAACTGTTATCCTTCAAGGAGGTGACGGCATGA
- a CDS encoding type I restriction endonuclease subunit R has protein sequence MSIYNIVASTDEATVVAEYAAEYNVRPEKYQSEAELEREFIRQLTSQGYEYISVHNEAALIANLRKQLELLNDFTFTDSEWDRFFTECIANTNEGIVEKTRKIQDDHIQILKREDGTTKNIYLLDKKNIHNNRLQIINQYEETGGNHETRYDVTILVNGLPLVHVELKRRGVAIREAFNQIKRYQRDSFWAASGLFEYVQVFVISNGTHTKYYSNTTRNAHIKEQNSSERRRSKKTSNSFEFTSFWADANNKIIPDLVDFTKTFFAKHTLLNILTKYCIFTSEDLLLVMRPYQIAAAERILSRIVVSTNYKKMGTTAAGGYIWHTTGSGKTLTSFKTAQLASALPYIDKVLFVVDRKDLDYQTMKEYDRFEKGAANGNTSTRVLQRQLEDRDEKGNPHEYKIIVTTIQKLDIFIRKNKQHDIYKKHVVLIFDECHRSQFGEMHRAITKSFKNYHIFGFTGTPIFAANASSGGNPLLRTTEQAFGEKLHTYTIVDAINDGNVLPFRIDFINTIKMPDNINDKKVRSIDREKALADPQRISEIVSYVLEHFDQKTKRNSYYTFTAKWEEKDKQNPKQIIEKRETRRVAGFNSIFAAASIPMAIRYYNEFKKQIAEKNRNLTIATIFSFSANEEEPDGLLPEEDFNMENLDQSSRDFLEAAIRDYNSTFNTNYDTSSDKFQNYYKDLSLRVKNREIDILIVVNMFLTGFDATTLNTLWVDKNLRQHGLIQAFSRTNRILNSVKTYGNIVCFRDLKEETDKAIALFGNKDAGGIVLLKTYEEYYNGYDDKGEYKPGYAELIATLTTQYPLGQPILGEEAEKDFIRLYGAILRLRNILTSFDDFEGNEILSERDFQDYQSIYIDLYQEYRKGADGDKETINDDIVFEIELVKQIEVNIDYILMLVAKYQQSNCKDKTILTTIDKAINSSIELRSKKELIERFIEQVNVSTKVDEDWRKFLHERKEADISAIIEEEKLKPEETRRFIDNAFRDGTLKTTGTAIDKIMPPVSRFGGGRAAKKQGIIEKLMLFFEKYLGLI, from the coding sequence ATGAGTATATACAATATCGTTGCAAGTACTGACGAAGCAACGGTTGTTGCTGAATATGCAGCTGAATACAATGTCCGTCCTGAAAAGTATCAGAGCGAGGCAGAACTTGAGCGGGAGTTTATCAGGCAACTGACTTCACAAGGATATGAATATATTTCAGTGCACAATGAAGCTGCATTGATAGCAAATCTCCGAAAACAACTTGAACTGCTTAATGACTTCACTTTTACTGACAGTGAATGGGATAGATTTTTCACAGAATGTATTGCCAATACAAATGAGGGTATTGTTGAAAAAACCAGAAAGATTCAAGATGACCATATCCAGATTCTAAAACGTGAAGATGGAACAACAAAGAACATATACCTTTTGGATAAGAAGAATATCCATAACAATCGTTTGCAGATAATTAATCAATATGAAGAAACAGGCGGCAACCATGAAACTCGTTATGATGTAACAATCCTTGTCAATGGACTTCCGCTGGTTCATGTGGAGTTAAAGAGGCGCGGTGTTGCTATCCGAGAAGCCTTCAACCAGATAAAAAGATACCAGCGTGACAGTTTTTGGGCGGCTTCTGGTTTATTTGAGTATGTGCAGGTATTTGTAATCTCCAATGGCACCCATACAAAGTATTATAGCAACACCACAAGAAATGCTCATATCAAGGAGCAAAATAGCAGTGAACGTCGAAGAAGCAAAAAAACAAGCAACAGCTTTGAGTTTACCAGCTTTTGGGCAGATGCAAATAACAAAATTATTCCTGACCTTGTGGACTTTACTAAAACATTTTTTGCCAAGCATACCCTTTTAAACATTCTAACAAAATATTGTATTTTCACATCTGAAGACCTGCTCCTTGTAATGCGTCCTTATCAAATAGCTGCTGCGGAACGTATCTTATCACGTATTGTAGTATCAACCAACTACAAGAAGATGGGCACAACTGCAGCTGGAGGATATATTTGGCATACAACAGGCTCTGGTAAGACATTGACCAGTTTTAAGACAGCCCAATTAGCTTCTGCCTTGCCTTACATAGACAAGGTGCTGTTTGTTGTTGACCGTAAAGATCTGGACTATCAGACGATGAAGGAATATGACCGTTTTGAAAAGGGAGCAGCTAACGGTAATACGTCCACAAGAGTTCTTCAAAGACAATTGGAAGACAGGGATGAAAAAGGAAATCCTCATGAATACAAAATCATTGTAACCACGATTCAGAAGTTGGATATTTTTATCCGTAAAAACAAACAGCATGATATTTATAAGAAACATGTGGTGCTGATTTTTGATGAGTGCCACCGTTCCCAATTTGGTGAAATGCATAGAGCTATCACCAAGAGCTTTAAGAACTACCATATCTTCGGTTTTACGGGAACCCCTATTTTTGCTGCCAATGCCAGTTCAGGCGGTAATCCTCTGCTTCGTACAACGGAGCAGGCTTTTGGAGAAAAGCTCCATACTTATACCATTGTGGATGCTATCAATGATGGGAATGTTCTGCCTTTTAGAATAGATTTTATCAATACAATTAAGATGCCGGACAATATTAATGATAAAAAGGTTCGTAGCATAGACCGAGAGAAAGCCCTAGCAGATCCACAGCGAATCAGTGAAATTGTTTCTTACGTTCTTGAACATTTCGATCAGAAGACAAAGCGCAATTCTTATTACACATTTACTGCTAAATGGGAAGAAAAAGATAAACAAAATCCTAAACAAATAATTGAAAAGCGTGAAACAAGGCGAGTTGCCGGTTTCAACTCCATATTTGCTGCTGCATCCATCCCAATGGCAATCAGATACTATAATGAGTTTAAGAAGCAGATAGCGGAAAAGAACCGTAACCTTACCATTGCAACTATTTTCAGTTTTAGTGCAAATGAAGAAGAGCCAGATGGACTGCTTCCTGAAGAGGATTTTAATATGGAAAACCTTGACCAGAGCTCCAGAGATTTTCTTGAGGCGGCTATCCGAGATTACAATTCCACATTTAACACGAATTACGATACTTCCTCGGATAAGTTCCAGAATTATTATAAAGACCTCTCTCTTCGTGTAAAGAATCGGGAGATTGATATATTGATTGTTGTTAATATGTTTCTTACAGGCTTTGATGCAACAACCCTGAATACGCTATGGGTAGACAAAAATCTGAGACAGCATGGACTGATTCAGGCTTTTTCAAGAACTAACCGCATCCTAAACAGCGTTAAGACCTATGGTAATATCGTTTGCTTTAGAGATTTGAAAGAAGAAACAGACAAAGCTATTGCACTATTCGGCAATAAGGATGCTGGCGGTATTGTACTGTTAAAAACATACGAAGAATACTATAACGGCTATGATGATAAAGGTGAGTATAAGCCGGGCTATGCTGAACTGATTGCAACTCTTACAACACAGTATCCCCTTGGACAACCTATTCTCGGAGAAGAAGCTGAAAAAGACTTTATACGGCTATATGGAGCAATACTTCGGCTTAGAAACATTCTTACTTCTTTCGATGACTTTGAAGGAAATGAGATTTTATCTGAAAGGGATTTTCAGGACTATCAGAGCATTTATATTGACCTGTATCAGGAATACAGAAAAGGTGCTGATGGTGACAAAGAAACTATCAATGATGACATAGTTTTCGAGATTGAACTGGTCAAACAGATAGAGGTAAATATTGACTACATCCTTATGCTTGTAGCCAAATATCAACAATCCAACTGCAAGGATAAAACCATTCTTACGACCATTGATAAGGCTATTAATTCGAGTATTGAACTTCGAAGTAAGAAAGAACTTATCGAGCGTTTTATTGAGCAAGTCAATGTATCGACCAAAGTGGATGAGGATTGGCGCAAATTCCTCCATGAGCGTAAGGAAGCGGATATTTCAGCAATTATAGAAGAAGAAAAGTTAAAGCCTGAAGAAACCCGCCGATTCATCGACAATGCTTTCCGAGACGGAACGCTTAAAACAACCGGTACAGCTATAGATAAAATCATGCCACCTGTATCTCGCTTTGGCGGAGGCAGAGCCGCGAAAAAACAAGGAATTATCGAAAAACTAATGTTATTCTTTGAGAAGTATTTAGGGTTGATATAG
- the tnpA gene encoding IS66 family insertion sequence element accessory protein TnpA has protein sequence MTNSDKRALVEECRKSAMTAKEWCASKGINYSTYMQWASRINKEDRNATSKPMQWCQFSN, from the coding sequence TTGACCAATTCGGATAAAAGGGCACTGGTTGAAGAATGCCGCAAAAGTGCCATGACTGCCAAGGAGTGGTGCGCATCTAAAGGTATCAACTATAGCACTTACATGCAATGGGCATCGAGAATAAATAAAGAAGATCGAAATGCAACCTCTAAGCCAATGCAGTGGTGTCAATTCTCAAATTAA
- a CDS encoding glycosyltransferase, whose product MISVMMPVYNAAAFLQEAIDSILNQIEAKYPQKIFVV is encoded by the coding sequence ATGATTAGTGTCATGATGCCTGTTTATAATGCAGCGGCCTTTCTACAAGAGGCCATTGACAGTATATTAAATCAAATAGAAGCGAAATACCCCCAAAAAATATTTGTCGTCTAG
- a CDS encoding DMT family transporter, protein MAWIYLILAGLFEMTGVVMINKFHQEKNWQSLVLLLAGFTASFLFLTLAMKTLPMGTAYAVWTGIGASGGALWGMIYYGESKDWRRIFFICLVLGAAIGLKLVG, encoded by the coding sequence TTGGCCTGGATTTATCTGATCTTGGCCGGTCTTTTCGAAATGACCGGTGTGGTCATGATTAATAAATTCCATCAAGAAAAAAATTGGCAGTCCCTGGTCTTGCTGCTAGCGGGTTTTACAGCCAGCTTCCTCTTTCTTACCCTGGCCATGAAGACCTTACCCATGGGCACAGCCTATGCCGTTTGGACTGGTATCGGCGCCTCAGGAGGAGCCCTTTGGGGCATGATCTATTACGGCGAATCCAAGGACTGGCGCAGAATTTTCTTTATTTGTTTGGTTTTAGGTGCTGCCATAGGATTAAAATTGGTTGGTTGA
- a CDS encoding DMT family transporter: MNYEWLKVFLAAIFEVLWVIGLKHADNLWAWLGTAVAIFISFYALIMAGKKLPVGTVYAVFVGLGTAGTVFSEIVFFGEPVKLVKLILILLLLIGVIGLKLVSEEKEDVQKGVE; the protein is encoded by the coding sequence ATGAACTACGAATGGCTTAAGGTTTTTCTGGCCGCCATTTTTGAGGTACTTTGGGTCATTGGCTTAAAACATGCAGATAACCTCTGGGCCTGGTTAGGTACGGCCGTGGCCATTTTTATTAGTTTTTATGCCTTAATCATGGCTGGTAAAAAACTGCCCGTGGGAACAGTCTATGCCGTCTTTGTTGGACTGGGAACAGCGGGTACCGTGTTTTCAGAAATTGTATTTTTTGGTGAACCCGTAAAGTTAGTTAAATTAATCTTAATTCTTCTTTTGCTCATCGGGGTTATTGGATTGAAACTGGTTTCCGAGGAGAAAGAGGACGTTCAGAAAGGTGTTGAGTGA